In one window of Pseudobdellovibrionaceae bacterium DNA:
- a CDS encoding rRNA pseudouridine synthase codes for MKIRLNKYIADCGVTSRRKADELIDSGQVTVNGRRVFELGTQVDPSADKITVKGRPLNSGQKKIYIAFNKPPLVLTSTSDPEGRPTVSDYFSSYKERLYPVGRLDWDSEGLLLMTNDGDFAQEVAHPKKEIPKTYLVKVEGNPTDNQLDRLKRGVTIIGGKVKALHVERIRRTVKGSGKYQWVKIVISEGKNRQVRRMFEKIGYGVSKLQRVAIGRLSIGKLRKGEFYELKAKDLHRIFSIPLPAESAPAKKVRRTNKNLPKRYKSCSRTSC; via the coding sequence ATGAAAATCCGATTAAATAAATATATTGCTGATTGTGGTGTAACAAGCCGGCGTAAAGCTGATGAACTCATTGACTCTGGTCAGGTCACTGTCAATGGCCGCCGGGTTTTTGAGTTGGGCACACAGGTCGACCCGAGTGCAGACAAGATCACCGTCAAAGGCCGCCCGCTCAATTCGGGACAAAAGAAAATCTATATTGCCTTTAACAAACCACCTTTGGTTTTGACATCTACCTCTGACCCTGAAGGTCGCCCCACAGTCAGTGATTACTTTTCGAGCTATAAAGAGCGCCTCTACCCGGTTGGTCGCCTTGATTGGGATTCTGAGGGCCTCTTGTTAATGACCAACGATGGGGATTTTGCCCAAGAAGTGGCCCACCCCAAAAAGGAAATCCCAAAAACTTATCTTGTGAAAGTAGAAGGTAACCCCACTGACAATCAATTGGACCGTCTCAAGCGTGGAGTCACCATTATTGGCGGAAAAGTCAAAGCCCTTCATGTAGAGAGAATTCGTCGCACCGTTAAAGGAAGTGGTAAGTACCAATGGGTCAAAATAGTCATTTCTGAGGGTAAAAACCGACAGGTTCGGCGCATGTTTGAAAAAATCGGTTACGGGGTTTCCAAATTGCAACGAGTGGCCATCGGTCGTCTTTCTATTGGTAAGCTTCGAAAAGGCGAGTTTTACGAGTTAAAGGCCAAAGACCTTCACCGCATTTTTTCTATACCCCTACCGGCGGAATCAGCGCCAGCAAAGAAAGTCCGCCGCACTAATAAAAATCTTCCGAAACGTTATAAAAGCTGTTCTCGTACAAGCTGTTGA
- the dsbD gene encoding protein-disulfide reductase DsbD — translation MKFLILGLGLLAFSPASANQDINPNPLSVVEASISEAGKNQHQVAIEVGLVKDHHAYVDQFRLKVVHPENFVIGELSISPTVEFFDKFSKKTRVGIENKAVVTAPVHIPPGSGYGETELALTYQACTDDYCLFPKTLSVKAQFLPPKKSAGPSNATANSKDPLEKPSPNSFLKTLEDKGWLLAFLFVFFGGFLTSFTPCIYPMIPITLAVLGARGANRSRWHGLGLSISYVLGIALTYALLGVFAALTGNLFGSFLGHPVVVTAIAALFVGMGLSMYGYFEVKLPDQWATKLAESQSKGGYSGAFGTGLIAGVVASPCVGPVLVGVLTYVAQTRNALIGFGLLFTFALGMGLIFIILGTFSQLLQRLPRSGAWMNFIKVVFGTVMIAMAYYYVYPVYTHKTFYILLGLGVVALALLASVSLTKSIVDNRWRLIRSVLLILAGFIGGAMIVYAHHPGLLGTKSSSHAKPEWKKFSYEELMTAKNENRPVIVDFKADWCAACKELERYTFSDPEVLKMGTQFTWLAFDATLDSPELSELKSRFNIQGLPMVLFFDADGEWQKDLSVTGFEKPAEFLTRMQKLAPTP, via the coding sequence ATGAAGTTTCTAATTCTTGGGTTGGGGCTCCTGGCCTTTTCACCAGCCAGTGCAAATCAGGATATTAATCCTAATCCCCTATCAGTTGTTGAAGCCTCAATTTCTGAGGCCGGTAAAAACCAGCATCAGGTGGCCATAGAGGTGGGACTGGTCAAAGACCATCATGCCTATGTGGATCAGTTTCGGCTAAAGGTGGTTCATCCCGAAAATTTTGTTATCGGCGAATTGTCCATTTCGCCCACAGTGGAGTTTTTTGACAAATTCTCAAAGAAAACGCGAGTGGGAATAGAAAACAAAGCCGTAGTCACTGCGCCCGTGCACATTCCCCCCGGGTCGGGATATGGAGAAACAGAACTGGCTTTGACCTATCAGGCGTGTACAGATGACTACTGCTTGTTTCCCAAAACGCTGTCAGTAAAGGCCCAATTTCTGCCGCCGAAAAAGTCCGCTGGGCCCTCGAATGCCACTGCCAATTCGAAAGATCCACTAGAAAAACCGTCTCCCAACTCTTTTTTAAAAACTCTAGAAGACAAAGGCTGGCTGCTTGCTTTTTTGTTTGTGTTTTTTGGCGGCTTTCTCACTAGTTTCACGCCCTGCATTTACCCAATGATTCCGATCACGCTGGCCGTACTCGGAGCTCGAGGTGCAAATCGCTCACGATGGCACGGACTAGGGCTGAGCATCAGCTACGTTTTGGGCATTGCCCTGACCTACGCCCTACTCGGCGTGTTTGCGGCCCTCACCGGTAACCTATTTGGGTCTTTCTTGGGGCATCCCGTAGTTGTCACAGCCATCGCGGCTTTATTTGTCGGCATGGGTCTTAGTATGTACGGATACTTTGAGGTGAAGTTACCCGATCAATGGGCCACAAAGTTAGCAGAAAGCCAGAGCAAAGGGGGCTACTCGGGAGCCTTCGGAACCGGCCTTATCGCAGGTGTTGTGGCCAGCCCCTGTGTGGGACCAGTGCTAGTGGGTGTACTCACATATGTGGCCCAGACTAGAAATGCCTTAATTGGATTTGGGTTACTTTTCACCTTCGCTTTGGGTATGGGATTGATATTTATTATCTTAGGCACATTCAGTCAGCTATTGCAGCGGCTGCCTCGGTCAGGCGCATGGATGAACTTTATCAAGGTTGTTTTTGGTACTGTGATGATTGCAATGGCCTACTATTATGTTTATCCCGTCTACACTCACAAAACCTTCTATATACTTCTGGGCTTGGGAGTGGTTGCATTGGCACTGCTTGCAAGCGTCTCGCTGACAAAATCTATAGTCGATAACCGGTGGCGATTGATTCGCTCGGTACTATTGATACTAGCAGGATTTATTGGCGGCGCGATGATCGTCTATGCCCACCATCCCGGGTTGTTAGGGACAAAGAGCAGCTCCCATGCAAAACCTGAATGGAAGAAATTTTCTTATGAAGAGCTCATGACTGCAAAAAATGAAAATCGGCCCGTTATCGTGGATTTTAAGGCCGACTGGTGTGCCGCATGCAAAGAGCTTGAACGCTATACATTTAGTGATCCAGAAGTTCTAAAAATGGGCACACAGTTTACTTGGCTGGCTTTTGATGCCACCTTGGATTCACCAGAATTGAGTGAGTTGAAATCTCGTTTTAATATTCAAGGTCTGCCAATGGTTCTATTCTTCGATGCTGATGGGGAATGGCAAAAAGATTTATCTGTAACCGGATTTGAAAAGCCAGCGGAGTTTTTAACCCGAATGCAGAAACTGGCTCCTACTCCTTAA
- a CDS encoding MATE family efflux transporter: MQLVTLWHEYKKTIKLSLPLIVSNLSHVLYGIIDSVMVGSLGVVPLAASAFINGVIAIPTVFLVGLSSAFSVLVAQSLGRRAYSDCGSYLTNSFWFAQTLTVVILAGLFFMQPLLNHFGQAPDVVTAGMEYYLYMAVSLLFLTATAVFRKYSEGLSYTLAPTVFYTVGILLNVFFNWIFIFGHLGAPPMGLAGAGLGTLLARGSVAIGLGVYIYWANHFKETRLGLHLKYLNWQHLKNVASLAIPSGLQHLFEVSLFSISAIFVGWFGATALASHQIAINLATATFMIALGLSFGTSIRVGHALGQGRWDQIQHISWSSVIFTGVFMLAVGGLFWGLRFELPKIYIADPKVILLSAQLLVVAACFQFFDGAQAVLIGALKGISDIKWPTILTFLSYWGVGLPACYVFGVTLGWGSVGVWYGLALSLMASSTLLGIRLKRILSLQQSKANQY; this comes from the coding sequence ATGCAATTAGTGACCCTTTGGCACGAATACAAAAAGACAATTAAACTGTCCCTGCCACTTATTGTTAGTAACTTAAGCCATGTTCTCTATGGCATTATTGACAGTGTCATGGTGGGAAGCCTTGGCGTTGTCCCGCTAGCGGCATCGGCCTTCATAAACGGCGTCATTGCTATTCCAACAGTTTTTCTAGTTGGCCTATCCTCGGCTTTTTCTGTGTTGGTGGCCCAATCCCTGGGGCGCCGAGCCTATAGTGATTGTGGATCCTACCTCACTAACAGTTTTTGGTTTGCGCAAACTCTTACGGTTGTGATCCTTGCTGGCCTATTTTTCATGCAGCCTCTGCTCAATCATTTTGGACAGGCTCCCGATGTGGTCACCGCCGGCATGGAGTATTATCTCTACATGGCGGTAAGCCTTCTCTTTTTAACAGCCACTGCGGTATTTCGGAAATATTCAGAGGGGCTGTCTTACACATTGGCGCCCACGGTGTTTTACACTGTGGGAATACTACTGAACGTATTTTTTAATTGGATCTTTATTTTCGGCCACCTTGGAGCACCGCCTATGGGACTGGCTGGGGCAGGACTTGGGACGCTTCTTGCGCGCGGATCTGTTGCCATTGGCCTTGGAGTCTATATTTATTGGGCCAACCACTTTAAAGAAACCCGGCTCGGCCTACATCTGAAATATCTTAACTGGCAGCACCTGAAAAATGTTGCCTCGCTCGCTATCCCGAGCGGTCTACAACACTTATTTGAAGTCTCGTTGTTTTCTATTTCAGCTATCTTTGTGGGTTGGTTTGGAGCCACCGCCTTAGCCTCTCATCAAATTGCCATCAACTTGGCGACGGCCACCTTTATGATCGCTCTAGGATTATCATTTGGAACAAGTATTCGCGTTGGTCACGCCCTGGGACAAGGGCGATGGGATCAAATTCAGCACATTAGCTGGAGCTCCGTCATCTTTACAGGTGTCTTTATGTTAGCCGTTGGTGGGCTATTTTGGGGCCTCAGATTTGAGTTACCAAAAATTTACATTGCTGACCCGAAAGTTATATTGTTGTCTGCCCAATTGCTGGTGGTTGCTGCTTGCTTTCAATTTTTCGACGGCGCACAAGCCGTGCTTATTGGCGCACTTAAGGGCATTTCTGATATTAAGTGGCCCACTATTTTGACTTTTCTATCTTATTGGGGTGTGGGCCTACCTGCGTGCTACGTTTTCGGTGTTACATTGGGTTGGGGATCCGTAGGCGTTTGGTACGGTTTAGCTTTAAGTTTAATGGCCTCGTCCACGCTACTTGGTATTCGCTTAAAAAGAATCCTCTCCTTGCAGCAATCTAAAGCTAACCAGTATTAA